From the Manis pentadactyla isolate mManPen7 chromosome 6, mManPen7.hap1, whole genome shotgun sequence genome, the window GGGCCCTTCCCTCTCCTGGCTGCTTCCGCTCCCCAGCAGGTCCCGGGAGGCTGTGTGCGCTGGTCCTCTCCTCCCCAGCCGTCCTGCAGGCCTGTGGCTCACCAAGGAGATGAGGTTGGTGAGGGTGAGCTTCAGGCTGACATTGACCACGTCCGAATCGCGCTCGGCTGGCCTCAGGTGCGGGTTGTAGTTGAGCATCAGGTCTGAGAGCAGACGTTCCTCCTGGTTCCTGCCCTGGGCTCCTGCAACGGGCAGTGATGAGCCTGGGGGCCAGGGCTGAGGCAGGGCGAGGGGGAGGCCACAGGAGGGAGTGATGTGGAGaagcagggagctgggggtggggggcaggcttCAGTAGCCTTCTACACCTCTACCCGCTGAGGCCTTGGGCCCCTACTCCAGGGCTCCCCCACCCTGGCCCCGACCCCCTGTGTCCACACCCAGGCTGATAGccagcaggggcaggagcagcagCCGCTGGCCCCCGTGCATGGCGCCACAGCTCTCTGCAGTGATGAGCTGGGGCTGTAGCTTCCCAGGTCTGGGGCACAGACACAGACTCTCCGTCTCATGTAACAGCTCACACCCCAGCCCGCCTGGCCAGGCAGCCCAGCCCCACCAGCTGTCTGACCGCAGCAATGTCAGCTGTTCGAGGATGGACACAATGCCGAGCTCAGGTTAcctgggctggggagggcagaggggcccCTTTTGCCCCAGCGGAGCCTGTCCAGTCTCCATCCCCACTCAGACTCAACCGTCCCAGCCCTCCATCCGTGTTCCAGCTGGGGGCTGAGGGTGCAGCCAGGGGCAGCCGCGTGTCGGGGAGAGGGCAGGGTGCTGAGGAAGGGCCCTGACGCAGGCTCCCTCTTCCTGCTCTGGTCCTGCGGGTCAGGATTTGAGGAAGTGTGAAGGCTGTTGGGAAAGCATGTTTGGTACCTGAGTTTCTCTGTGACGTGGATGAGGACCCCAAACCTGTCCCACCAGCTTAGTATCTTCATGGGTCACCCCACTGGGCCAGGACACTGGCGGGTAAAGCCTATGGAAAAGATAGATCATGACCCCCAGGCTTTGACACCTTAACGCAGATTAGGGCGCCAGGTCAGGGTCCTCCCAGTCTCTGAGGTGTGGGACATGGGCCTGGTGAGGTTTGAAGGAAGGCGACTGAGTAAGTTCTAGAACTCAGGGATGTTGGGTATAGGACAGGCCCTGCATAGAGGCTCTTCAGTATTTATCAGTCATCCACACTTAGGGAGTCCCCAGCACGTGGCAGGCCCGAGGGCACGTAGGCAGAGGTAAGCTTCTTGGGAGTGCACAGTTCAGGGGGCAGGCAGACAAGATCAAGGCTGTGGCCCTCAGGAGAGCTGGATGAGGAAACCCAGAGGGCCAGAAAACAAGCTCCATCCACTTGGTGGTTTTTGGTTCGGGCCAGGGGGAAGAGGGGAGCTGAGGCTGATCTGGGAGCTGAGGGCCCAGCAGCCGGCTGCGGCCATGGGCTCAGGCCACCTGTCTTCTAACCATCTCTTCCAAGAACACAGCTCAGAATGTCCCAGTAATTGGGCAAGACAGAAAATGCAGGTTCCCATACATGCCATCTACCCTTCAGCAACTGGGGGACAGGGTGGTGGAGGCCTCTGAGGGCTGGAGAGAAAGCACCGTTTGAGGACTTGACCCCTGCCCCCAAGTGAATAAGGTTTGCGGCATTTCAATGCATTTCAGGAAGCCAGAAGTCAGCCCTCGAGACGTCCTGTTCTTGGAGATCCAAATGAGCTTGGCTCAGAGCCCAGCCCCCCGCACTGGGGCCACAAGCTCTCCTGTCCTTGCTGGGACCTCAGGAGCAGGGGTAGTGGTGGCACCTGCCTCCCCTGCTTGTCAGTTTCTGTCCTCGTGCTGCTCTGGGACCCATGCTCAGTTTTCCTTGACAGCCCCCACGCTACCCCTGCAAGCTCCACACTCACTGCACATCTGGGTGTATAGCTCATTTTTCCTGGAGTTTATCAAGTCAGCCCCTTCTCCCCATTCTGCTCTCTGTGCCCCCAGACTCAATTCCCTcacccattttacagaacagTATCTCTCCCCCTCTGTACTCCTCTCTAAGACCACACTTTACCAAAGATCATTAATGCCTTCTGCTAAATAATGGACCACCTATCCACCCCCCACGCCCATCCTGCCATGCCCCAGGCACAGGTGGTCCGGCTGATGCTCCAGCGTGTCTGACTTTCCCTTCACCTTCCCTGTAGATGTCTGGCGGGAAAGGAAGATGATGGAAGGTAACTTCCCTCTGACAGGAATTTTGCCACCTTTCTGAGTATGAGATTTACATTGCcatttcctccctttctctctgctctgGGAGAGAGGCTGAGAAATCCTCCCGGAGTGCAGTTCATCTCAGGAGGAGGAGTGGGGATTTCTGCACTGGAGTGGTTTGGAGGAGAGGTATGGGACCCATTAGGAGAAAAGCTTCTATGGATACCATTCATTATCTAATAACTGCTCCCCTCCACCTTCTCTAGAGGCTGGAAGAGTGAAATGCTCATTTTCTAGTTCCCTTGTAGAGAGGGGTGGCCATTGGATAGCCTCCCGACTAATGGGATGTCTGTAGAAGTCAGCAGAGGGGCTTCAGGGGAAAACTTTTGCTTCCTGATAAAAGGGGTCAGAAAGGGCCGCCCCTTTCCTGCCTTGAACTTAAATGTGAAGTGTGGACCTGTGACAGTCAGCCTGCAACCTGGGGCGACAAGCATGAGGACAAGGCCAACCTGCTAAGGaggggggctgggcagggggcgCAGAGCCCGGGTTCCTGACAGCTTTGTGGGACAGCTGAGCCGGTGTGGCAGTCACTGCTTTGTGGTTCTTATTATGTGACAAAGAGGGAACCTTATTTGTTTAAACCTAGGTTCTTTGGGTTTTCTGTTCCTTGCAGCCCAGTGCACTCCTAATAGATTTATTGCCTTTGAAAGAGGGTAGGTAGTCCTGAGGGCCTGGGGAGAAGAGTTCCCCTTTGGCCTCCCAGGAAGCTGGCCCCAAAGGGTGTGACTTCTTggagaggaaggagacagagTTCCATGTCGCCCCGAGAGTGGGCCAGTCCTGACAGCGCCCTGGGGCTGGAGTGCTGGAGGACTGGTGCTGCTGCAGACCCTCTGTGACCCTGGGAACCTGCACAAGAGGCACACTCATTCGGATGTGGCATTCTGTGTTGCCTTCTCTGGAAGATCCACTGCCACCTGAGCAGGCCCTGACCCAACGGATTCTCCTGGCAGCTAGACCATATGGGACCTACTGCCAACAGGGCACCACCGTGTGGCAGAGAGAAGCAATGACAGAGGCTGAGGGGTCCAATTCAGGCCCTCCGTGgaactctctccttcctctccaagAAGTCACACCCACAGGGGCCAGCTTCCTGTGAAGCCAAAGGGTAACTGAGCTAATGAGATCACTGATTCCTTCTGAGGGAAGTGGGTTGAGCTCTGAAGATGAAGCCTGTACATCAAGGATGTGAATACTTGGGCCTTCTGCACCTGCTTCAATCCTCTCTGTCAACAGTCGGGCTTGGATGCGGGAGACCGTTGCAGGCCTGTCCTCTGCGACTCAGGCTCACAAATGAGGAATGAGTTACATAACCACCCCTTAAATTTGTAGGACACAGTTAAGTACCTTGCACTTACTAGAAAATTCAATTTTCATAACACCCCATGAGCTGGACTTAGTATAGACACATttggcaaattaaaaaaatgaagctgCAAGATGAGGAGTGGCTCACCCAAGGTTCCATTGCTAGTGTCCCCAAACTTTGTCTCTTAAAACAACAAGCATTTATGATCTCACACATTTCCTGAGGGTCAGGAATGCAGGAGTGCCTGAGCTGGGTGGTCCTGCCTCAGGGACTTCATGGGGCTGCAGACAAGACATTGACCAGAGTTGTGATCTCATCTGAAGGCCCCGGTGGGGCTGGAGGATCCACCTGCAGGGTCACTCATGTCGCTgtgggcaggaggcctcagttcctcactcTGTGGGCCTCCCTGTAGGGCCGCTCATCATGTCCCCTGACCTCCCTGAGTGAGGGATCCAACTGAGAGAGGGAATGAGGGAAGGGCTGCAGTGTCTTTTATAACAGCCTCAGAAGCGACACTCCATCACTTCTGCCTCCTACTGACGACACAGACCCACCTGGTGCAGTGTGGGAGGGGACTTACATGGGTGTCAGTGCCAGGAGGCGGGGATCACTGGGGCCAtctttggggggtggggtgggctgccGTGGCTCCCAGCTCCTATGGCCTCAGGCTTTGGTCCTTAGGATAAGACTGGTAGGAGCTCCCTTTGGGGTAGAGTTgccaaatttagaaaataaaaatgcggAATATCCAGGTAAATTCGAACTTCAGATAAACACAGAATAATTTTTTGTATAACTATGTCCCAAACATTGCATGGAAAGCCTACTTTGGGAAGGACAGTAGGTGCCCAGGGGATATTCCTGGGGAAGGCCTAAGTTCTGGGCTCTAGGATCATGCATGTGACCTGAGGTTGACAGACTGACCCCTGGCTTTGTGGATGCTGAGCctaacccttccaccccaaacCTCAGTTTCCCTGACAGACCCAGACAGAGTGGTCAAAGCAGAAAGGGCTGGGGAAGGCCATTCTCCAACCCTGTGGCTTCCACCTCGGCCCAAATCTTCCTTCCCTAAGGAGCCTCCTTCCTTAAGGAGCATCCCCAGCCTCGGTTCCAGGGGGGACCTCAGAAGCCTGAGCTGAGGCTAAGGGCTTGGTGGGAGAGGCTGGAAATAAAGGCACAGGATCCTACTTGCTCTACGCCCACCTGGGGGCGGGGGCAGGCAAGGAGAGGACTCTGGCTTCCTTACCCACAAAAGGCCAGCCTGAGTGGCATCCTCTCTGGCCCCTGAGCTCCTGCCTTGCCCCGGGTCATCCTGCCCCACCCCCCGTGATGTCCGTTCTCAACCTAGTTGGTGGGTCCTGCTTTTATCTGCAGAGGAACCACTGTGGATGAGTGGGCTTCTCCCAGGCTTTCAGTGAAGTCCAGTTCGTCTCTCCCCAGGCTTGCAAGACCCCCTGGGGTCAAGCCTCCAGAAGCTGCCCTGGGAGCCGGGCCAGGCCGGGCAGGGCAGGCTCAGTCTAGATGAAACGTTTATCCTGCTCCTGGTAGGAGAAGGGGTCCCCAGGGAAAGGCTGGGGTGGAGGCTGGTTGTAGGTGCCCTGCAGGAAGATCCAGGCTGTGCCCACCACCATGATGGGCGTCACCACAAACAGGCAGAGTCGGTCCACTGTGCGGGCCACCTGGTTCCAGCACTCCTTCTCCTGGGGAAGGGGGACGGAGAGAGTGGGTAGAGGAAGGCCTCAAACCACAGACCCATGCTCCAAGCCGGGGCCCGGGGCCAGAAGCATGGCTTCGGTGCATCTTCGGGGGCCACCTCAGGCTTGCAGTAGACGGGACAAGCCAGCTCATTCTCAGCAAGGGCCCAGCCCCCCTCCAGCCACAGGCAGGGCTGGTCATTTTGTCCgttcaggagagagagagcagggccaCAGCCTCCCTCCTCATGGCACTGCAGGGctccaggagctggggaggagctGGGACCACCAGGACTCTCAGGGACAGTGGAAGATGGACAGGCCCCTCTCCACCCTCCTCAGCCCTCTCGGCCACTCAGGGCAGCTGCTCACCCATATGCAGACTGCAGAaaggtacccctttctccagagAGGATTTTTAAAGTTGTATAATATTAAACAACCATATAAGGCTGCCTTTTAAATGTCTGGGTGTGTCTGGAGTATCAGACTTGGAGTTGAATATGGACAGAAAATGATTGGCAGCTGGGAGAAAGAAGAGATAATAAGGACGTCAACAATGTGGCCCCAACAGGGCAGAGCTGTGTGCCTGCCATGTGCTGCTATGGGGTTCTAGGCAGGGCTCTCCCTCCCTGGGGGGGCCTGGAATCTGTACCCGTTATGACCTTCTTCATCTAAGTTGGCATGTGTCCACTTGATCAGTGCACTACTTGAACACCTATACATGGCAACCCTGTGGCTACTCACATCGTTGTAATTATTCTGGTCTCTCATGTGGTTGACGATAAAGTTGGCCCCATCCACAGCTGGCTTCAGTTGGCTGAAGAGGTCCTGCTGGGCCTGCTCAGAGCCTGCTGGGGGCCGGCCTATGGATGCCAGGCCAGAGATGAGCATGAGGCCTGCCCACACCACACTTCCCATGCATGAGCCAAACCCCAGGCCACCAGGGACCCACGTGCAGTGGTGAGGCGCTGGGCTAGCCCGTGCCGCTCTGACTGCTTCTCGAACATGAGGTCACTTCGGGACTTGAGTGAGAAGTACTCTTCAGCCTTGGAGATATAGCCCAGGGAGCTGCTCCTCCTAACCAGGGCCCCGGGGCTTGGCCCGTCCTCCGCTGGGCGAGACATGTGTAAGAACTCGGGCAGGGTCTCCAGGAAGAGCTGCGGCATGTTGGGGACACAGGAAGGCCATTTTACAAACACGGGTCACCTTCACACATGCAAACATCTGTGACTCCATTCCTGGCAGCCACAAAGTGCTCCCCTGTCTGACACTGTCATTTAGTCCCCTGATCCCCTACACTGGGGGGGCTTTCAACTCTCCCTACTGCTCACAGCACAGAGCACTACTCCTTTGTTGAAAATTAATtatacatgaaaacaaaaaagaaaaatgccctAAAAGTTTAGCTCTGTACTTCAAATGCTTAAAAGTCAAAAAAGTTGCTAACTACCGTTAGCTGCTCCAGAACAGCCAGGTAGCCCTGCAGTGGCCAAGAGGCAAGGACAGCCCTCTCCCGGGTACCCTCACCCCACATTCCTCACTTCTTTTTAGTGGCAGTAAAGCATACAGTAGAATGAGGAAACCTTAAGAACATAGCAAGACAAACCTTTACAGATGCATTCAACTGCGTAAACACCACCCAGATAAGATATCCAACATGATGCCAAAGGAGTTCAGTCATACCCTCTCCGCCCCCCATCGGTTGCTACCCATCCTGGGAGGTAACCCCAATCCTGACTTCTCTCACTAAAGACTGCCTTCGCCCTTCCTTGAACTTCATAGGAAGGAAGGTGCGTGGTCTGTGCTCTCCTGTGTCTGGCATCTTTCATGGATCACTACTCCTGGGAGTCATCCTTGCAGGCATGGGTAGCACCTACCGGCGCTTTCGCACAGCAGGGTGGCACCCTGAATGAGCATCCTGCGTGTGGCTCCTCGTTCTTCTGTACAGGGGCATCTGGACAAGTTCCAGGTCTTGCCTGTTGAGAACCCTCACCTTCTTGACCCCTTCGGACAGCACGTGGGTGCTGGGTGTGCGAAAGTGGATGTTGAGCACGATGACGCAGACCACCACGACCACGGTCACCAGCACCATGCCGAAGAGCAGGAACCTGTGGGCACACACTCGGCCTGGAGCCCCCAGGGAGTGGCATGGCAGGGGCACGGAGGGTGGCATGTGTTGGGGGGTTGTGGTGGGGTGGGCCAGCACTCACTTGCCAATGAGGGGGATGGCCATGGATGTGGGGGGCAGCCGCTTGGAGATGAGCAGCAGGAAGACAGACTGGGCCAAGAGCACTGCGATGGCCATTGATGTCTTCTCACCACCTGGGGGAGCCCGGACTTAGCTGCGACCTCTGGCCTTGGACCCAGGAGGTCCCGCCGCAGCCCCTGCTCCACTGTTGGCAATGCTGTGGTGTCCTGATTAATATCATGGGCTTTGGAATTAGAGCACCTGGGTGGTaatctggctctgccatttacctgCTGGGTTATCTTGGGCAAGTAgcataacctctctgtgcctcagttttctcaactttTAAATATTGTGAGGATGaagtgagagagtgtgtgttaAATGCTCGCTCATCACTCTGCCTGACACCAGTGTCATGAGAATCCCAGCTATCATGTTAGCCAGACCCCTGCAGTTCAGCCCTCTTACAGTCACAGACCTGTGTGTGTCCCTCCCCTGCACAGCTAGCCACAGGGCATCCCCCTAGCACCAGGATAATACCCTGGTTCCTATCCCTTCACCCAGGGACCCCTGCCCAGCACGGCCCTGCGCTTCCCAGCTGAGCTCCTGAGCACACTGCGCAGTGACCGCGGTGATCTCAGGGCCACAGCCTCTGGATCTGCACGGCCCCTCCCGACCCGTCTCCAGCTCAAGCGCTGCCTCCTGCAGGAAACCATTCCCATCCTGCCACCCCTCAGGCACGCTCCGAGTCCTACCGCGCCCACCACATCTGCCAGCGGCAGGGCCTGGGCTGCGTGTGTCTCAGGAACTCATGGTGCCCTGCTCATGGTAAACATTCTGACACCATTCTGGAGGCAAGTGAGCACGGACTACACATGCCCTTCTACAACCAGGTGAGCGCATTATATCCCCCACGCCCTGGCTTCTAGAGATCCCACTCTCCACCCAGTGGGTCATGGTTGATGGCCTCTGGTGTGCCAGGCCCACAGTTACTCATGGTGACCACACAGACCTGACCTTTGCCCTGACAGAGGGACAGTCTGGTGAATCTCCCTAGGGTCTTTGGGAAGCCCACCGTGAGAGGCCAAGCAGGGTCCGAGAGGGAGAGAACGCCCCAGGGACCCTGTCCATTTGGGGATGCTGGACAGGGTCACCAGCCCTCCCCACGGCTCCCCTTGTGCTCCACATGCCCGGGCCCTGGGCAGGGAGCCCCAGGAGTGGTGAGCCCCCTGTGGCTCCTAGAAGGAAGTGAGGGGCAGGGCCGAGGCAGCGGGTGCTCGGTGTCCTCACGGACGGGGAGAGGCTGCCCCAGGcgggctgggagctggggactGGCGCTGAGGCTCACTGTCGGCCGGCAGGTAGAAGACCAGGTTGATCATGAAGGAGATGAGCACACAGGGCACCAGGATGTTGATGACGTAGAAGAGCGGCTTGCGGCGGATGATGAGGTAGAAGGTGACATCCTGGCGGTTGCGACTGTCCAGCGGGGCACTGGGGTCTACGTTGATCCTGGCCGGCCGGTGCACTATCTCCCACTCCCCGTTCTCTGAGGGCAGCACATGGACATCTTGGGGTCTGGCCTCTGGAGGCCTCGGGGGACCTTGGGGATGGGATGAGGGGCTGGGTGGGGTGAGCTCCCAGAAGCACAGCCAGGCCTGCCTGCAGGGCCCAGAGAAGGATTCTGTGTGTACGTGTCTTTCCCTGGGTGTTGGGGTGGAGGTTGCAGTCTGCAAGGGAGAAATTTTCCTCTGGGattgatctttttttctccttggagAAAATAGAATCGGAGGCCATATATTGGTTCGAATAAGAAGTCTTGGGTAAGAAAGCAAGAGAGAATAAGAACCCCATGCCCACGCCCATGCGAGGTACCAGCCTTGGGACCAGCGGGCTGTGGTCTTCTCTGAAGGACAGTGGCCTGTGGTGGGGGCCCCATGAAAGAGCTGAGCCTGGCCACAGATAAAGGATGGGAGTGACACATTTGGGGTGATGGCCAAAGCCCCAACTGCACCCCTGTGCTCTCCAGGGACAGAAAGATGAGCCACCCTTTCCACATCCATCTGTCAGCCACGTCCAGCCCCAGGGACCCTGCTCAGACCCAGAAGGGTCTCTGGCTTtgggtggggtgggcacagggcACGGGCACCCCTCCGTCTCTGCCTTggagacacagtccctgcccccTGTTGGGCTTCTCTGCCTTCCAGTGTGCTGGATTCGTGTCGGTGACTATGAGAGCCTGTGTGTGTCCTGTCTGTTGCCCTGCGTGTCCGTGtacctgtgtgtctgtgtcccagCTGTCAGTGTGACTGTACCATGGAGATGTGTCTGAGGGGCCTGCCCAGCCAACAGCTGCTGTTCCGGGCACCTGTGAAGCCCTCGGGGTCGATGATGATCCACTCCACGGGGTAGAGGCGGCCCCCTTCTTCATCCTGCTTCAGGCTCAGGGTGATCTCCTTGGCTGTGTACTTGAGCGAACTAGGGGTGCAGCGGGCAGAGGGTGGTCCTCAGCCACAGGCTGGGGATGCGGCGAGGGGAAGGGCTAGTACAGGAGGTTCCTGGTGGAGGGGCCACTGTTGGGGAGGGCACTCTACCCAGGGCGGGGCAGGGGCTTCTGCTAAGGGTGCTTCATTTACCTTCCTCGGCCCCGGCAGGGTgccctggggtgaggggtggctGGAGAAGTGGGTGTACCTGAACTTGAGAGAGCAGTTCTGCCAGTCGAAGGGGAAGTAGGTGACGGAGATGGGACAAGAGGAGCGGAAGATGGCAGGCGGCAGCCAGTACACAGAGCCCGAGGGAGAGAGGAGCACGTTGCAGGCATAGGAGATCTGGAAGGAGCCATCATTGCTGGGGGACAGGGACAAGGGCCACAGTGAGCACCAGCCAGCTTGGAACTggcagggaggaggaggcagagaagggaggggaggccAAGGACTGTGACTCAACTTGTTCTCCAGCACAATTTCTGGGAGCCACAGCATGTCTGGGGGCAGGCGCAGGACGGTGATGTTCCCAAAGTCTTCGGCATCCCACTGCAGCCGGCTGTCTATCCAGACCTGGGAGCCCGGGAGGTGTGTCAGCAGTGGGCTCTGCTGTTGTTCAGGTTTCCCCATGCCCCCAGTTCCCCGGCGGAAGATTGGACAGGGCCGGGGAACTGTATCCAAGGAGTCTGGGGGATGCGTGTACAGAGTGGGGACTCAGAACTGTCACATACATCTGTGTAGGATGCACACTGCACAACTAAGGGAGCATATTTCCACTGTGGACATAGAAGACTCATGTCTGTATTATGACCTTCTGACAGGTGGCAGAAGAGTGTCTTCTAATAAAGTCAGGATACTGTGACAGTCTTCCCAGAGAGGGAAGAATCCTAATCCACACAAAGGTGGTGGACCTGAGTTTCTCTGTAGGCAGGACAG encodes:
- the CHRND gene encoding acetylcholine receptor subunit delta isoform X1, which codes for MIYRGNSGAFLVWEPGGWTLDLQGCGPGKPQLPEAVGRGYWRGAAKPPISDTCLPPKKWQQLARLSPLPWGGTLLPVLPHCSSGESQPGIFVLCPWAPALLASPCPHPLDTCSGFSILKQRLEVSDCVSGCLFPSPPTPTLHLSPLPPTFPNPADKRGRCKTQSEGRMEGPGLTLGLLATLVVCGSWGLNEEERLIRHLFEEKGYNKEIRPAAHREDSVEVSLALTLSNLISLKEVEETLTTNVWIEHVWIDSRLQWDAEDFGNITVLRLPPDMLWLPEIVLENNNDGSFQISYACNVLLSPSGSVYWLPPAIFRSSCPISVTYFPFDWQNCSLKFSSLKYTAKEITLSLKQDEEGGRLYPVEWIIIDPEGFTENGEWEIVHRPARINVDPSAPLDSRNRQDVTFYLIIRRKPLFYVINILVPCVLISFMINLVFYLPADSGEKTSMAIAVLLAQSVFLLLISKRLPPTSMAIPLIGKFLLFGMVLVTVVVVVCVIVLNIHFRTPSTHVLSEGVKKLFLETLPEFLHMSRPAEDGPSPGALVRRSSSLGYISKAEEYFSLKSRSDLMFEKQSERHGLAQRLTTARRPPAGSEQAQQDLFSQLKPAVDGANFIVNHMRDQNNYNDEKECWNQVARTVDRLCLFVVTPIMVVGTAWIFLQGTYNQPPPQPFPGDPFSYQEQDKRFI
- the CHRND gene encoding acetylcholine receptor subunit delta isoform X2 encodes the protein MPKTLGTSPSCACPQTCCGSQKFNDGSFQISYACNVLLSPSGSVYWLPPAIFRSSCPISVTYFPFDWQNCSLKFSSLKYTAKEITLSLKQDEEGGRLYPVEWIIIDPEGFTENGEWEIVHRPARINVDPSAPLDSRNRQDVTFYLIIRRKPLFYVINILVPCVLISFMINLVFYLPADSGEKTSMAIAVLLAQSVFLLLISKRLPPTSMAIPLIGKFLLFGMVLVTVVVVVCVIVLNIHFRTPSTHVLSEGVKKLFLETLPEFLHMSRPAEDGPSPGALVRRSSSLGYISKAEEYFSLKSRSDLMFEKQSERHGLAQRLTTARRPPAGSEQAQQDLFSQLKPAVDGANFIVNHMRDQNNYNDEKECWNQVARTVDRLCLFVVTPIMVVGTAWIFLQGTYNQPPPQPFPGDPFSYQEQDKRFI
- the CHRND gene encoding acetylcholine receptor subunit delta isoform X3, giving the protein MPKTLGTSPSCACPQTCCGSQKLCWRTTMMAPSRSPMPATCSSLPRALCTGCRLPSSAPLVPSPSPTSPSTGRTALSSSGGEKTSMAIAVLLAQSVFLLLISKRLPPTSMAIPLIGKFLLFGMVLVTVVVVVCVIVLNIHFRTPSTHVLSEGVKKLFLETLPEFLHMSRPAEDGPSPGALVRRSSSLGYISKAEEYFSLKSRSDLMFEKQSERHGLAQRLTTARRPPAGSEQAQQDLFSQLKPAVDGANFIVNHMRDQNNYNDEKECWNQVARTVDRLCLFVVTPIMVVGTAWIFLQGTYNQPPPQPFPGDPFSYQEQDKRFI